One window of the Ureibacillus sp. FSL W7-1570 genome contains the following:
- a CDS encoding YrrS family protein, translated as MEMEDQEMKSRRMKRHSDNKRKMNRILNVLIAIVFALIVINVYFIVKDDGDHEVAEDTKSVQEKNDHGEHKENPSEEKDTNDFIDDNEQNNHEEGDVESGADEDEIIVSASTDANVEKVIVNNNWKVTPTRQTGEHVSAFEEGHVDYEEKLITIRNAVELPEDDIIYWSVRNDGTGKGAVAVVSSKDLTEKFRVHIKWIDNSGWIPIKVEVLKQIPKN; from the coding sequence ATGGAAATGGAAGACCAAGAAATGAAAAGCCGTAGAATGAAACGACATTCTGACAATAAACGAAAAATGAACCGAATCCTGAATGTGCTGATTGCCATCGTCTTTGCTTTGATTGTGATCAATGTTTATTTTATCGTAAAAGATGATGGGGATCATGAAGTGGCTGAAGATACAAAGTCGGTCCAAGAAAAAAATGACCATGGAGAACACAAGGAAAATCCATCGGAGGAAAAGGATACAAATGATTTTATAGATGACAATGAACAAAATAACCATGAAGAGGGCGATGTTGAATCCGGAGCGGATGAAGATGAAATCATCGTTTCCGCTTCGACGGATGCAAATGTGGAAAAAGTCATCGTCAATAATAACTGGAAAGTGACGCCGACAAGACAAACAGGTGAACACGTTTCCGCATTTGAAGAAGGACATGTCGACTATGAGGAAAAATTGATCACCATCCGCAATGCCGTTGAGTTGCCGGAAGATGATATCATTTATTGGTCCGTACGAAATGACGGAACGGGGAAAGGGGCCGTTGCCGTTGTTTCATCGAAAGATTTGACCGAAAAATTCCGGGTTCATATCAAATGGATCGATAATTCCGGCTGGATTCCAATCAAAGTGG